The Xanthomonas sontii genomic sequence CATGCGTATCGCGACCCACGAGCTCATCACTCGCGGCATCGGCTATCTCAACAGGCCCGAGGACGTCCGTCCGAAGGACGGAGATCCGTTCCTCGCCTGCTGCATCGCAGCGCTGGCCGGGCCGACCGACGAGCCCGAGTACCGGTACATCGAGGCGAAGGTGAAGACGGAATCCGCAGCCCACCTGGTACGGCGTTGCGTGCAGGCCGTGGAGGCCGAACGCAAGGTGCTCATCTCGTTCCTCCTGAACGACATGAAGATCGATGCGTACCTCCGCACCAAGGGGGAACGCGCCGGTGAGGCCGCCGCCTCCCTGGAGGCCAACCTGGTCCACATCGGACTCATCAAGATCGATGGGCAGAAGGTCTATCCGCTGGCCGCGCCGGCTCCCGACGCGCCGCCGGCCGAGGACGCCTCCGCGTCCCAAGCCGAGGGCACCTCCGACTCGACATCCGTCCAAGCCCCCGAGCCCGCCGAACGCGAGCCCGTGAGCGAGGAGCAGGAACGAGAGCCGGAAGCGATCGAGTCGTTCTGACTCCGGCAGGGCCCCTCACGGGGCCCCGCCCATCTTCTCCCGAGCGAACGCAAGGACATCACCATGGACACCACCACACCCGGCGAGCGCCCGGCGCCCTCGCCCATCATCGTTCCGGGCCAGCTGACGCTGCGCACGATTCGCGGCCGCAATGGTCCGTTCACCGTCGGACGGCTCACCACGCACCTGGGCGTTTTCGCGGTCAAGGATGCGGAACTGGAACAGTACCCCGAGGGACGCTACGACGGAGAGTTCGTCATCCGCTACATCTTTCCCAAGTCCTATCCCGTTGGCGACGGCATGCGGTTCGAGATCCGCGCCAACCTGGACGGCATGACGCTCCACGGCATCGACAAGCTGAGCCGTGACGAGGCGCGCAGCTTTGGCACGCAGGACGTCGATCCCCTCGATGAAGAACAGGCCACTGCTTCCGCCGCACGCCAGCCGACTCCGGCAGCGCCAGCCAAGCCCGCGACGCCGTCCATTGGCGCCGCGATGTCGCAGGCATCGGCGGATCCCCTGATCGATACCACACCGTTCGGCGTGGAGACGCCCTCTTCCGCACACAGCGCAGCCAGCCAGGCGCAGGGTGCGCCTGAGAACGAGGACGCGGCGCTGTTCGGCCTGCTTTGGCCGCTGCAGGACGGCGTGAAGCTCGATTCGACTATCGACCGGCGCACCTTGCGTGCGCAGATCGCCCGCCTGGGCGAGCTGGGCTACGTGCTGGACATCAAGGCACAGGTCTGGAGCCGCTCCGCGGTGACCCAGGCCGCGTGATCGCCCGCACCGCACCCGCGGTGCTTCCCATCCAACCGCCGGGTGCGCCTCTCCTTTGGGAGGCGTCCGGCTCCATTCTTCAGGAGGCCCCTCATGGGCTGGTATTTCTCCCCCCGATCGCGGTCTGAACTGATCGCCGAACTGATCGCTCCGAAAGAGACGGAGCGCGCTAGCGTGAACGTCATCGCTCACGCTCTGCGCGGCAACGTGCTGTGGTCCGTGGTCGAAATGACCGCCAAGGCCGAAGGCGTACGTCATGACCTGGCGGCAGGCCAATCCCTGCGCTACATCCGCTGCGATCTTCTCGAACGCAGCGGTGGCCAGTGGGGCCACAAGCCGCTGGACGAGTCCATGCACCCGTACTACTACTCGTGCCCGCTGTCCTATCTGGACCTCGCGCCGGAGCAGTCCGCCGACTGGCGCGCAGGCGTTCGCGCCTACCACGCACGGCGGCGAACCCCTACCGCATCCGCGCCATCCGTCGCGGTTCTGGTGTCCTGAGCCGGGAGGAACCGACATGGACCCGATTCTTTCAACGCTCTCTCGGACGTTGCTGGCTTTCGTCGAAGGGCAACTCTCCAACGACG encodes the following:
- a CDS encoding DUF3577 domain-containing protein; this encodes MTTSSSSNAKSYFDLHTSGIGYLKNVREVPVRGGRRAQPFLACKIDALIGRARDPIYRTFDLKVSGAKAKELVESYMGVEDRRKRPLVRFRIGDLWPDPFIRTEGERKGEAAAGLKGRLLKAELVDRGEFMRIATHELITRGIGYLNRPEDVRPKDGDPFLACCIAALAGPTDEPEYRYIEAKVKTESAAHLVRRCVQAVEAERKVLISFLLNDMKIDAYLRTKGERAGEAAASLEANLVHIGLIKIDGQKVYPLAAPAPDAPPAEDASASQAEGTSDSTSVQAPEPAEREPVSEEQEREPEAIESF
- a CDS encoding DUF3275 family protein, with amino-acid sequence MDTTTPGERPAPSPIIVPGQLTLRTIRGRNGPFTVGRLTTHLGVFAVKDAELEQYPEGRYDGEFVIRYIFPKSYPVGDGMRFEIRANLDGMTLHGIDKLSRDEARSFGTQDVDPLDEEQATASAARQPTPAAPAKPATPSIGAAMSQASADPLIDTTPFGVETPSSAHSAASQAQGAPENEDAALFGLLWPLQDGVKLDSTIDRRTLRAQIARLGELGYVLDIKAQVWSRSAVTQAA